In Balneolales bacterium ANBcel1, the following proteins share a genomic window:
- a CDS encoding DUF2183 domain-containing protein encodes MGHFVSYMKPFLLFLVLFAIGNDSSISYGEKKEYEEEVIIYTTYGYLDGDEWIVPMRIYVVEDRDYLESLVTGLIGWSQSLTQEEKEIFASRISDFVKDSESREEVIFVFENDPQEEAFQVQDDDGNYPRTNLNGIIEGHIRIPEARAEELLDAQNSDTGWLEVRVVSDEHIGGGRIRLIEPAGLSVISDIDDTVKITGMPMGLNYIIRKTFLEEYVAAPGMADLYQTWSESPFHYVSGTPWQFYRPLTAFLFSEEAGFPPGSMHMKFTPKNFGSRITWSTLSNLVTNELVTYEQKLEQISTIFRHFPGREFVLIGDSGERDPEVYREIARLYPDQVREIYIRDVINDRELNPERLEGMAIIPAPTFERTDR; translated from the coding sequence ATGGGCCACTTTGTTTCATACATGAAGCCTTTCCTGCTGTTTCTCGTACTGTTTGCCATCGGCAATGATTCCAGCATCAGTTACGGAGAGAAGAAAGAGTATGAAGAGGAAGTGATCATCTACACCACTTACGGTTATCTGGACGGCGACGAATGGATTGTTCCGATGCGAATCTATGTGGTTGAAGACCGGGATTATCTGGAAAGCCTGGTTACCGGCCTGATTGGATGGTCTCAAAGCCTCACTCAGGAAGAAAAGGAGATATTCGCATCCCGGATATCGGATTTTGTTAAGGACAGCGAATCGCGTGAAGAGGTGATCTTTGTTTTTGAAAACGATCCGCAGGAGGAAGCCTTTCAGGTGCAGGATGATGACGGCAATTATCCCCGGACCAACCTGAACGGAATTATCGAAGGCCACATACGCATACCGGAAGCCCGTGCGGAGGAATTACTGGATGCACAGAATTCGGACACCGGATGGCTCGAAGTCCGGGTCGTTTCCGATGAACACATCGGCGGGGGAAGAATCCGGCTGATCGAACCGGCCGGCCTGTCGGTGATTTCCGACATCGACGACACGGTAAAAATCACCGGAATGCCTATGGGGCTGAATTACATCATCCGAAAAACCTTTCTGGAAGAATACGTTGCGGCACCCGGCATGGCCGATCTCTATCAAACATGGAGTGAGTCCCCGTTCCATTATGTCTCCGGAACTCCCTGGCAGTTTTACAGACCCCTTACCGCCTTTCTGTTTTCTGAGGAGGCCGGATTTCCACCCGGCTCCATGCATATGAAATTCACACCGAAAAATTTCGGCAGCCGGATTACCTGGAGCACACTCTCCAATCTTGTGACCAATGAGCTGGTCACCTACGAGCAGAAACTGGAACAAATCAGTACCATTTTCCGCCATTTCCCCGGCAGGGAATTTGTTCTGATCGGAGACTCCGGCGAGCGGGATCCCGAAGTTTACAGGGAAATCGCCAGGCTATACCCTGATCAGGTCCGGGAAATCTATATACGGGATGTCATCAACGACCGGGAGCTAAATCCGGAGCGGCTTGAGGGAATGGCCATCATCCCGGCACCCACATTTGAGCGCACGGACCGGTAA
- a CDS encoding ABC transporter ATP-binding protein, with protein sequence MITAECHELGKRFGKTIVFRGVNLRFEGPAVIGIQGANGSGKSTLLKCLSGLLRPSEGRVTWHIRGKQVKLQQIRYQIGFTAPHIQMYHDLTVSENLSFLQRVRPALPEPEIPHFADSPDRLAAVTGIGHLADQPYGTLSSGQQQRVRLAGALVSAPPVLMLDEPGTNLDRDGIALVNDIIIHQKNAGGMVFLASNRQEELDLCERIVDLQSLSSTDTRQVAD encoded by the coding sequence ATGATAACAGCAGAGTGCCATGAACTTGGGAAGCGTTTCGGAAAAACCATTGTTTTCAGGGGTGTGAACCTCCGGTTTGAGGGGCCAGCCGTCATCGGGATTCAGGGTGCTAACGGAAGCGGGAAATCGACATTGCTCAAGTGCCTCTCCGGACTCCTGAGGCCGAGTGAAGGGCGCGTCACATGGCACATCCGGGGAAAGCAAGTCAAGCTGCAGCAGATCCGTTACCAAATCGGCTTTACCGCGCCGCACATACAGATGTATCACGATCTGACCGTAAGCGAAAATCTCTCCTTTCTGCAGCGCGTTCGCCCGGCTCTTCCCGAACCTGAGATACCCCACTTTGCAGATAGTCCGGACCGACTGGCAGCCGTCACGGGCATCGGACATCTGGCGGATCAACCGTACGGAACCCTCTCCTCCGGCCAGCAACAGCGTGTGCGCCTGGCCGGTGCATTGGTCTCCGCCCCACCCGTGCTGATGCTCGACGAACCCGGCACAAACCTGGACCGTGACGGAATCGCCCTGGTGAATGACATCATCATCCACCAGAAAAACGCCGGCGGGATGGTGTTTCTCGCATCCAACCGCCAGGAGGAACTCGACCTTTGCGAGCGGATCGTCGACCTGCAATCCCTTTCCTCCACCGACACACGGCAGGTTGCAGATTGA
- a CDS encoding aminopeptidase, which produces MTQRHNMIDYNDRKLAELILTHSVDLGEGERILINLIGFNGIGLARALVVGARERNALPYVDIADSDIQRLLLETGDESFWKDQAEVGGLPLMKRMDAYVGIRASENIYETSGVSSSANEAFQRHYLQPVHFEERVKKTKWCVLRYPSAAFAMNARMSTAAFTDFFYRACLLDYARLRDAMKPLEERLRKASEVHLKGSGTDIRLHVDGQEWVSCHGTRNIPDGELFSSPLIDSVNGTIRYAPSVYQGKPFDFVSLTVKDGVVIDSDASDRKTLECILDTDEGARRFGEFSFGTNPVIESPMYDILFDEKIYGSNHLTLGQDYDEAPNGNKSQIHWDLVCIGADVYLDGECIRKGRRFLPQDLHGLNPEQF; this is translated from the coding sequence ATGACACAAAGACATAACATGATCGATTACAACGACCGCAAACTTGCCGAACTCATCCTTACTCACAGCGTTGACCTCGGGGAAGGAGAGCGCATATTGATCAATCTCATCGGGTTCAACGGAATCGGGCTGGCACGCGCTCTGGTAGTCGGAGCCAGGGAGCGCAACGCCCTGCCCTATGTGGATATTGCGGATTCCGATATCCAGCGCTTGCTGCTGGAGACCGGGGACGAATCGTTCTGGAAAGATCAGGCCGAGGTCGGCGGACTCCCTTTGATGAAGCGGATGGATGCCTATGTGGGCATTCGCGCTTCGGAAAATATTTACGAAACCTCGGGGGTGTCTTCGTCGGCAAACGAGGCCTTTCAGCGCCACTACCTCCAGCCCGTCCACTTTGAAGAGCGTGTCAAAAAGACAAAGTGGTGCGTGCTGCGCTATCCCTCTGCCGCCTTTGCCATGAACGCCCGTATGTCCACCGCCGCATTTACCGACTTCTTCTACCGCGCCTGTCTGCTCGATTATGCCAGGCTCAGGGATGCCATGAAGCCGCTGGAGGAACGCCTTCGCAAGGCGAGTGAGGTGCATCTAAAGGGAAGCGGTACCGACATCCGGCTGCATGTGGACGGGCAGGAGTGGGTTAGCTGCCATGGAACCCGCAACATACCGGATGGCGAACTGTTTTCATCACCGCTGATCGACTCGGTCAACGGCACCATCCGCTATGCCCCAAGCGTCTATCAGGGGAAACCGTTCGACTTCGTATCACTGACCGTAAAGGACGGTGTGGTGATCGACTCCGACGCTTCCGACCGGAAGACCCTCGAATGCATCCTGGATACCGATGAAGGAGCACGCCGGTTCGGGGAGTTCAGTTTCGGGACCAATCCCGTCATTGAGAGCCCCATGTACGATATTCTCTTCGATGAGAAGATTTACGGATCCAACCATCTGACACTCGGGCAGGATTACGATGAAGCCCCCAACGGCAACAAAAGCCAGATTCACTGGGATCTCGTTTGCATCGGGGCGGATGTCTACCTTGACGGAGAATGCATCCGGAAAGGGCGGCGGTTCCTGCCACAGGACCTTCACGGGCTGAATCCGGAGCAGTTCTAA
- the purU gene encoding formyltetrahydrofolate deformylase, whose product MAADMEAGSTNGGRNSAIVLIHCPDKKGLVSAVTRFLAHNNGNILEIDQHVDKLKKVFFMRVEWDLNGFLIPDDDIRKEFSEQIAKPFDMSWQLFFSREKPRMAIFVSRYGHCLHDMLARYDSGEWHVEIPLIISNHADMKRVADRYGIDYHQINVAREHKRKAEEMQKKLLAEYRIDVMVLARYMQILSDDFVSDYPGRIINIHHSFLPAFPGAKPYHSAFERGVKIIGATSHYVTADLDEGPIIEQDVIHVNHRHSVEDLARKGRDLEKVVLARAIWHHLQRRTLVFENRTIVFQ is encoded by the coding sequence ATGGCAGCAGATATGGAAGCAGGCTCTACCAATGGCGGAAGAAACTCGGCGATCGTACTCATCCACTGTCCGGATAAAAAAGGGCTGGTCTCGGCGGTGACCCGGTTTCTGGCCCATAATAACGGGAATATCCTGGAGATAGACCAGCATGTGGACAAGCTGAAAAAAGTTTTTTTCATGCGGGTGGAGTGGGACCTGAACGGGTTTCTGATTCCGGATGATGATATCCGCAAGGAGTTTTCCGAGCAGATTGCCAAACCGTTCGATATGAGCTGGCAGCTTTTCTTTTCGAGGGAAAAGCCGCGCATGGCGATTTTTGTATCCCGCTACGGCCACTGCCTGCACGATATGCTGGCCCGTTACGACAGCGGCGAGTGGCATGTGGAGATTCCCCTGATCATCAGCAACCATGCGGATATGAAACGGGTAGCCGATCGATACGGAATCGACTATCACCAGATTAACGTTGCCAGGGAACATAAGCGCAAAGCCGAAGAGATGCAGAAGAAGCTCCTGGCGGAATACCGCATCGATGTGATGGTCCTGGCGCGGTATATGCAGATCCTTTCGGATGATTTCGTCTCCGATTACCCCGGCCGAATCATCAATATTCACCATTCGTTCCTGCCGGCTTTCCCCGGCGCCAAGCCGTACCACTCCGCTTTTGAGCGTGGAGTGAAAATCATTGGCGCAACCAGCCATTATGTGACGGCAGACCTGGACGAGGGCCCGATTATCGAGCAGGATGTCATCCACGTAAACCATCGCCATTCGGTGGAGGATCTGGCGCGCAAGGGAAGGGATCTGGAGAAGGTCGTCCTTGCCAGGGCGATATGGCATCATTTGCAGCGCCGGACGCTGGTGTTTGAGAACCGGACCATCGTGTTTCAATAA